In the Pseudobacteriovorax antillogorgiicola genome, one interval contains:
- a CDS encoding helix-turn-helix domain-containing protein, whose protein sequence is MGKKLQISNAQRVEAVMALLTRSESASAIARRFKISEGSLYRLKDEFISAGKTAITNRSKGKSRQNSECDKLKQDSSER, encoded by the coding sequence ATGGGTAAGAAGCTGCAGATTAGCAATGCGCAAAGGGTTGAAGCTGTGATGGCACTATTGACACGAAGTGAGTCAGCTTCAGCTATAGCTAGACGCTTCAAAATAAGTGAAGGAAGCCTATACCGGCTCAAAGATGAGTTTATAAGTGCAGGGAAAACAGCTATTACTAATCGATCCAAAGGAAAATCAAGGCAGAATAGCGAGTGCGATAAGTTAAAGCAAGATAGCTCAGAGAGATGA
- a CDS encoding IS66 family transposase yields the protein MEKNGPLGGAVNYMIKRWTELNEFMHTPGVPFSNAECERTIKKLITHRKYSLFYKTAKGAQVGDVIQSLIATCQELGVSPCKYLAWLQGISPRLNSRRKPICLGAIQHKFFLLFFY from the coding sequence ATCGAGAAAAATGGGCCATTGGGTGGTGCTGTGAACTATATGATAAAACGATGGACCGAACTCAATGAGTTTATGCATACCCCAGGTGTTCCTTTTTCGAACGCCGAATGCGAACGCACCATTAAAAAGTTAATTACCCATCGTAAATACAGCTTGTTTTACAAAACTGCCAAGGGCGCTCAAGTTGGTGATGTTATCCAAAGCCTAATCGCCACTTGCCAAGAGCTTGGGGTTAGCCCCTGCAAGTACCTTGCCTGGCTCCAAGGAATAAGTCCGCGGTTAAACAGTCGCCGGAAGCCTATCTGCCTTGGTGCTATTCAGCATAAATTTTTTTTGCTTTTTTTTTACTGA